TAAAAGAAAGCTTAGCCTGTCCAAAGCTTAATTTACCTAAATCTATAACCTAGCGGCTTTCAGGCTGGGCTTACTGATCCATTAGGACAGAATAATCCACCAAAATAGAAATTAGTCCTGAAATAAAGTGAGATGACCAATCTTATTTTGAGCTCATACTGTATGATTTCAAAGTAAATTTTAATCCCTTCATTTTCAATCCTTAAGCAAATCTCATTAAATTGAAGAGTACGCAGATTTTTCACTTTTACACCGCAAACCATGGAAAACAAATACGGCTTTTTGAAGATGAATTTGACTGAATTTGAATCTTGGATTCATTCTCAAAGGATTGCCCGCACCATTCTTACGATTCAGCAACATCACACCTGGAGCCCAAACTACGCCCACTTTAATGGTAGCAATCACTTTGAGAGGCAAAATGCCATGAAAAACCATCACGTTAGAAATAATGGATGGAGTGATATAGGCCAGCACTTTACTACCTTTCCGGACGGAACCATTCTCACGGGAAGGTCACTGGAAGCTATCCCAGCCTGTATTTTTGGGGCAAACAGGGACTCCTTGTGCATAGAACACCTAGGGAATTTTGATGAAGATGGAGATCAGATGTCCAGCGAACACCGGCTGACTATCATTAAAATGACAGCTATTCTATGCGATAAATTCAGACTTCCGGTGAACACCTTCAGTATTATCTACCACCATTGGTTCAATCTGAGCACTGGAAAAAGGAATAACGGTACAGGAGGCAACAAATCGTGCCCAGGAACCAATTTCTTTGGTGGAAACAAGGTGGAAGATTGCATGGCGAATTTTCTTCCACTAGTACAGCTAGAAGTCAATTCAGACCTGAGCCCAGCTCCACCTCCGGCAATCGAAAAGTATGTAGCAGTCACAGCCAGCGCATTGAATGTACGTGTGGCACCCAGAGGATCTGCTTCCAAAGCTCCAGACAGGGGAGCTGCGCTGTTAGGTGCTATTTTGAGGATTTATGATGAGTCAAACGGCTGGTTAAAAATCTCCAAAAGCCAGTCTCACTGGGTGTACGGCAGATATACCTCCGATGTGAAGCGCGCAACTGTAAATGCCGATGTCCTGCGTGTCAGGAGCGGACCCGGAACTGGATATGCTATAGTGGATAATCTCATGAAGTCTGAAGAAGTTTTTATTTCCACTATAGAAGGAGACTGGTGTAAGCTCAGTTTGGAAGAAAAATGGCTGAGCAAAAACTACTTGGATTTCAGTTAATCCTCTCGGAAATGACAAAATGATGCTCATTTTGAGGAATAATTACAAAATAGAAAATTCTCAAATCCTGCCTAAGATGTGTTTAGGTAGGATTCTTTTTTTGGAATGGAGTTGGTGAAGTATTAGTTGCTTTCAGACAGAAGCTGCTTCCAAAAGTGGAAGTAATTACCAACTTAACCACAAGAACCATGAGTTTATTAAAAGATGTAAGAGTAGCCATTCTCGCTACAAACGGATTTGAAGAATCAGAACTGATAGAACCACAGCGGGCACTGGAAAAAGAAGGTGCTGAGGTATTTATCATTTCTACCGAAAATGATCATATCAAAGGCTGGAAAGATGGCAATTGGAGTGAAGCGATTAAAGTAGATGCTAGAGTAGATCAGGTGAGTTCCAAAGACTTTGACTCCCTATTGCTCCCCGGAGGCGTGATTAATCCTGACCTACTGAGGAGAGAAATGTCTGCCGTAGAGTTTGTGAAAAGCTTCTTTGAGGATCATAAACCTGTGGCTGCCATCTGTCATGGACCGCAAATGCTCATTGAAGCAGAAGTAGTGAATGGCCGTACCTTAACTTCCTTTGAATCCATCCGGAAAGACCTAGAAAATGCAGGCGCACACTGGGTAGATGAGGAAGTAGTGGTGGACAGTGGGCTGGTCACCTCCAGAAGTCCAAAGGATCTGCCAGCTTTCAATAAAAAAATGGTAGAGGAATTCAGAGAAGGTAAACATGCCGGACAAACAGCCTAAAACAAAAATCCTCGGATCTATTTCGATCCGAGGATTTTTATTCAATATGTAAATCGGCATTTCTGCCAGTAGAGCTGCCAAATGACATAAGATTCGGAAAATCCCAGAATTGAGTGCTCTTCGGCCTCCTGTCAATTGTACTGAGCGCAATCGAAGCCCGATCTTCTGCCCCTTCAAACAAAGGAAATAGCCTCACTGGCAACATTGCGGATAATCACATTTTTTAATTAAAATCGCAGGCCAGCTGTGATGAAAAAGCCATTTGTTTTGCCTAAATCTATGCCATCCAAATCATTTTCAAGATTGGTCACTGACCATTCATAACTCATGTCCACAAAGAAAATAGCTATATCTACTCCGGCACCTGCAAAAACTCCCCAGTTGGTTGAATTAAAATCATCCTTATCAAAATCATCACCTACGCTGGTAAGGAAAAACCCTGAACCACCACCAAACACACGCAAGGCCAAGGTAGAAGAATCTCTACCCAGTACATTCAGGCCCACGGCCACAGGAACTCGTATGCCGTTCAGATTGGCCTTTAAATCATCCGAGGTGAGATCATCACTGTCCTTGAATTCAGCTGATTTCCCCATGTAAAATACCCCTGGCTCAAAGTATAATTTTTCTCCAAACGCAATACTGGCCCCTACTTGCCAGCCAGCCTGTCCAGACACGCCATCATCTGCTTGAGTCATGTTGGTAAAATTCACTCCAGCTCCAGGTTTGAAATTCTGAGCTTGTAGACTTGTTCCAAAAACCAATAGCAGCAAAAGTGTGATCAGTAAATTTTTCATAGTTGTTATATAAAGTGATTTCTTATAAATATAAAGCTCTAAAAACCATATAAATATACTTAACCAAAGCCGAATAAAAGATTTTGGCAGATTATTTTTCCCTTCATATATCCGAAAACTACCGTCCATGAATTTCTGGCTTAATGTTAGAAAAAAGCGAATTATCTTAGGAATGATCTTTATAACCAAACTATGATGATAAAAAACTACTTACAAACACTGATTCTTGGTGTCCTATTACTCACAGGCGCGAGTACATGGGCCCAAACGGGGTATCAAAAACCTCCAAAGGAAATCACCGATCTGTTCAATGCACCTAGCACACCTTCTGTGGTTTTCAGCAAAGCAGGAGATTGGATGCTACTACTCGAAAGTGCAGACAATCCTAGTATTGAGGACCTATCCCAACCTGAATTGCGGATCGCAGGACTTCGAATCAACCCGGCTACTTCAGGACCCAGCCGTGGCAGAGGAGTGGAAAACCTTAAAATCAAAAACACCAAAACCGGAGAGGAAACCCAAATAACCGGCCTTCCGGCAAAGCCAAATATGGGCGGGTTTTCACTATCCGATGATGAAAAATACCTGGCTTTCACACAAACCGAAGTTAATGGAATCAGCCTCTACGTGGTGGATTTGACCAGCTTCCAAGCCAAAAAACTCACCGATGCGATTGTCAATGAAACCTATGGCAATGCAGTCATTTGGACTCCAGACAATCAGATTATTCTGAAGGCTGCCAATCCTAACCGTGGTGATATGCCACAGAAACCTATGGCTCCGGCAGGTCCCATCATTCAGGAAACTTCAGGAGATGCCGCCCCAAGCAGAACCTATCAGGACCTCTTAGAAAATCCACATGACGAAAATCTATTTGCCTATTTCATGGATTCCCAGCTCATGATGGTCAGCCTAGATGGGACAAAAAAGCCATTTGGAGCTCCTGGCATGATCAAATCAATGGATCTTTCGCCGGACGGCTCCTACCTTATGGTAGAAGTCATCAAAAAGCCTTTTTCTTATTTGGTACCTGCTTACAGATTCCCGTATGATGTGGAAATCTGGGGCATAGATGGGACTAAGAAGAAAACTTTTGCCGAAATCCCATTGGATGAAAACCGCCCTACGGGTTTCGATGCCACAGTCACAGGTCCTCGCTCTATCAACTGGAGAGCAGACAAGCCGGCCATGCTTTACTGGGTAGAAGCTCAGGACGGCGGAGACGCCAGAGTAGAAATGGAAGAGCGTGAAATTATCTACACATTGGATGCGCCATTTACTGCTGAAAAGAAAAAGTTGACCACCTCGGCATACCGATTTGCCGGAATTGCTTGGAGTGATGATGAGTTTGCCATCCTCAATGAGCGCTGGTCCAGATCCCGCAAAGAAGTACGCTCCGTCATTAATCCTTCTGATCCTTCTCAGCCAAAAAGAGTAATCATCGATCGTTCTTCAGATGATTTGTATAATGATCCAGGAGATCCTGTTTACACCAAAAATGAATTCGGAGAAAATGTGTTGCTTCGCAATGGAGACCTTTTGTACATGACCAGTCCCGGCGGTTCTCCAGAAGGTAATATGCCTTTCCTATCTACTTTCAACACCAAAACCAAAGCGCAGGAAATCCTCTGGAGATCACAAGCCCCTTATTATGAGCGAGTGGTAAAGGTATTGGATGAAAAGGCAACGGAATTTATCACTTTAAAGGAAAGCACTGATATTCAACCGAACTATTGGTTGGTAAATACCAAAAAGCGTATCGCTCCACAGCAAATCACCGCATTTGCCCACCCTTACGAGTCCATCAAAAACATCAATAAAGAACTGGTGACCTACGAAAGAGAAGATGGGCTAAACCTCTCTGCCGTGGTCTATACGCCAGAGGGTTACGATCCTGAGAAGGATGGTAGATTACCAGTCTTGATGTGGGCCTATCCTAGAGAGTATAAGTCTGCAGCAGTTGCAGCTCAGGTGAGAGGCTCCAAGTATGCCTTTACCCGTTTGAGCTGGGGTTCTCCGCTTTACTGGGTGACACAGGGCTATGCCATCATGGATAGAACAGAAATGCCTATCGTAGGAGAAGGGGATAAGGAGCCAAATGATTATTTCATCGACCAGCTCGTCCTGAATGCAGAAGCAGCAATAGATAAAATCGTAGATATGGGCATAGGAGATCGCGACCGCATCGCCGTAGGCGGGCATTCCTATGGAGCCTTCATGACCGCCAACCTGCTTTCGCATACGGATCTTTTTGCCGCAGGAATCGCAAGATCTGGAGCGTACAATAGAACTTTGACTCCTTTTGGCTTCCAATATGAGCAGCGTACCTACTGGGAAGCTCCGGAAGTTTACTTCAATATGTCTCCCTTCTCCTTTGCGGATCAGGTGAAAACCCCGATCCTACTAATTCACGGACAGGCAGACAATAATTCTGGAACATTCCCGATTCAGTCAGAACGCTATTACAACGCGTTAAAAGGCCATGGAGCTACAGCAAGGTTGGTTTTTCTTCCTAATGAAAGTCATGGGTATGCAGCTCAGGAATCCATATTGCATACTCTTTGGGAAATGGACACCTGGCTGGATAAATATGTAAAGAACAAATACCCTGACGGAAAAATAGACAATAAATAAGTTGTAGAATCACTCAAAAGCCCTTCTGAAATGATCAGAGGGGCTTTTTTTGTTTTAAATATATACGCTTTCTACGAGTAAAAGGACAGGGCAATTTAGGATAGGTTAGACTTAAGAATCGCGGCCTATTCGGCATGCCTACCGGCAAGGCAGGTCTTCGGTAAATTGTACTGAGCGAATTCGTAGTATCGGTTTTGCAACCAAATAATCGAAGGACGAAAGGTGCCTGGCATAGTTGCGGATAATCATATTTTATTTCTTATTCAAGGTCATCTCAAAAAACTGGTACCAGTTGCCTCCGGAGTTTACTTCTCCTATTTCATGCCATTGCCCTTGGTCATTGAGCTGGATTACATACCTTACATTTTCTACAGGATACCAATAGAGTACCTGATCTACCAACTCAGCTTGGTAGGTTCCGTGCTGATTACTCTGCAGGAAAGAGTGAAATTCAAACTTCCCACTGCCCTCGGCCATAGTGACAATCGCCATGGCATTATGGACGGTTTTGCCATTGGAGGTGCCTTGACCTTCTATTAGCAGTGCGGTGCCGTCCAGTTTAAAGCTGACTATTTCCGTCTGCTCAAATTCCATTTTCTCCCTGCTTTGATTCATCATCCAGCCGGCACCTTGCCATTCACCTTCTAAAAATGACAAGTTCTTAAGTTCTCCTTGGGCCTCTTTGTTCAGTTCATAATTTTGACCGATGGCGAAAAAGGGCAAAAGAGATAAGATCAATACGATTAGATTTTTCATGTGTAAATTGGTTTATAATGTAAACTTAAAATTCAAAATTTTTTAACTGATGTAATTTTTCAATGCATTCACATAAGTTTCGAACGCATTGACACCATGCTTAGTGATTTTAGCTGTGGTCAAGGGTCGTTTTCCTTTAAAAGACTTTTCAATTTCTATATAGCCTGCTTTTTCAAGCTTATCCAGCTGCACACTAAGATTGCCCGCTGTGGATTCTGTTTTTTCTTTCAGAAAAGTGAATTCCGCAGACTCCACACTGATCAGTAAAGACATGACTGCCAGGCGCAACTGAGAATGTAATAAAGGGTCTAAAGGCTTAAACTCGCTCACGATAGGTGTTTTTCAGGTAATAACCGGGCACAAGATATCCCAAAATCATGGCAATGCCAGCTACTAAATATTGATCTGAGACTGGAACTAGAAAAGCCACAACTGCGGCAATTGCCAATACTACAGCCCCTAATTTGACCATGGAGACTCTGATCAAGCTTCCAGTGGCAAACATTCCGACTGCCGCCAAAAGTAAAATCACCGGATTATGGTTAAAGCCCAGAACAGGCATAAAGCCCAACACGACAACAATACCCATAAACACTCCAATCCATAGCTGATTCAATACCTGATCTAAATGAGTTTTGATTTTTGCCTTACTTTTTTTCTTTATTCCCCAGAAAAAACTGATAAATACTGAGGGCAAAACCAACACCCAAACATAGTAAGGGTGCTCAAACCCTGCTTTTTCTAAAGCATAATGTCCAAAGCTACAGATTGAAATCACCCAGCCCCAAAGAAGAAAATAAAAACTTCCATCACCGGCTGCCTCTTGTTTTGCTTTGGCTATCATATCTGTGATGATCGCCAAAGACTCGCTACTGCTTAGTTCTTTTTTCATGTGTTTATAATTTTTTTTAAGGTCACGTGGAATCTTCGCATGAATTATAATCATCCCTCTGTGTGTCGCTTCGGGTCATGCTTGATTTCATATTAATAATGGTTTTTTAGTGGATCACCAATCTTAAAAGCAGGAAAACATCTTATCGTGACGATAACCCACATGTGAGCTTGACTCTCCAAGTCATTTATGAAATAGCTTACGGTACAAAATTAAACAGGTTTACATTATAAACCAAACAATCTCATAAACTTTCAAGGTTAACCCATTTGAAGCCTTGATCCATAACCCCACTAGTCAGTGCTTCAGCTTACCTGACTCGTGCAAGCTTTTACTCAAATCTCGAGAAGAAAATGAATCTGATTATCCGCAATGATGCCAGTAGTTAAAGAATGTGGCTGGATAGTAGCGGATAATCGTCCACCGACAACAGTCCACTGCCCTCAGTACGTAGAAAGAAACCTTAACCCATAATTTCTCTCGCTACTGGAAAGAAAGCGGATATCCATAAAAATGAATATAAATTTCCAAGCTAACCACCATCTTTTTCCACGATTCGCCTACAAAAATCCAGGTCTAAAAACAGATGCTTTTAAACCAAGAAAAATAGCATTTAAATGCTCTTAAAAAGGCTTTTTTAATGTTTAGCTTTACTTTTCTAAGGGTCAAAAATGCTGTAAATTAGCCAAAAAACCACCCTTATTATCGAAAGTTCAAAAAGCACCCAAACTCCGTTTTTGAAAAGTATCCAACCTTGGGTTTTCTTCCCTTCCGCTGGACTCATCCTCATCTTTGTCACCCTTACTTTAATCTTCCAAGAATCTGTAGGTACGCTGTTTGAAAACATTCAAGCTACCATCTCCAAAGATTTCGGGTGGCTGTATGTCATAGCCGTCAATGTAGTCCTAGTTTTCTGCATCTACCTTGGATTTGGCAGATATAAAAACATTAGGCTGGGAGGCCCCGATTCCAAACCGGAATTCAGTACTTGGGCCTGGCTCAGTATGCTGTTCAATGCCGGCATAGGCTTAGTATTAATGTTTTATGCAGTGGCAGAGCCGATCAGCCATTTTTCTAATCCGCCTTATGGTGAAGCTGGTACACTAGCTGCTGCTAATAATGCACTTAACCTTTCCTACCTGCATTGGGGGCTTCACGGCTGGGGGGTCTATGCTTTGATGGGACTGGCTATTGCGTTTTTCACCTATAATCGTGGCCTTCCATTGGGAGTGCGCTGGATATTATACCCACTTTTGGGAGATAAACTGAAGGGTCCCATCGGACACCTTATCGATACCATGGCTGTAGTAGCCACTATGTTTGGGCTGGCCACTACCTTAGGACTGGGGATTCAGCACATTAATTCCGGTATGAATTACCTTTTTGGTGTACCAGATAGTCCTCAAGTACAGGTTATACTTATTGGAATTATAACAATATGTGCCACCATCTCTGTGGTCTCAGGCCTGCATAATGGCATTCAACTTCTAAGCAAAATAGCCTCAATCATGGCTATAATTTTGATGGCATTTATGCTGATCGTAGGACCAACATTGTTCATTATCGGGTCCACGGTTCAGAGCACCGGCTTTTATCTACAAAGTCTAATCGGCACCTCCACCTGGATGGAAATTTACCGAGGTACGCACTGGATGGACAGTTGGACATTTTTTTATTGGGCCTGGTGGTTTGCTTGGGCTCCATTTGTGGGACTGTTTATCGCCAGAATATCGAAAGGCCGGACCATCCGAGAGTTTATATTGGGCGTATTGTTAGGTCCTACCGCTGCGAGTATAATTTGGATTTCCATTTTTGGAAGTACTGCTTTTCATATCGAGCTTTTCGGGCCAGGAGGAATCAGTGAGGCCGTTCAGGAAAACATCAATACTGGATTATATTCTTTGCTGCAAATGTTCCCTCTTCCCTACCTAAGTATTCTTTTTGTGGTGATCGCTGGAGTGATATTCTTTGTCACCTCTTCAGATAGCGGATCGCTAGTGATTGATTTTATCACCAGCGGTGGCAAAGATGATACTCCAGTGAAATTGAGGATATTCTGGGCACTCATTGAAGGAGCTGTGGCTGCGGTTCTGGTATTAGGTGGAGGCTTAGTGGCACTCCAAACAGGATCTTTGGTCACCGGATTGCCAGTTTGTGTATTGATGTTACTGGTTTGTTACGCTGTCAACAAGGCTTTGAAAAAGTATCAAGAAGAACAAAAAGAAAACCGCGAATAGTCAAATTCGCGGCTTCTCCGAATCATTTTGCCCTCTTAATCGATTTTTAGAGGGATTTTTCTTTGTCAGTCAGTTCTTTCTGAAAATATGGAGCATGCTCCGGATCCAGAGGTTTTTTCCCCAAAATAATATCTGCGGCCTTCTCTGCCACCATCATCACTGGCGAGTAAATATTCCCATTGGTAACATAAGGGAATACGGAAGCATCCACTACACGAAGGTTTTCTACACCGTGCACTTTCAGGGTTTTAGGATCAGTGACATCCATAGGACCAACACCCATTCTACAGGTAGCGCAAGGATGATAGGCACTTTCCCCTTCTTTGGCCACAAAATCAAGAATCTCCTCATCCGTCTGAACATCCTTGCCGGGCGAAAGTTCTTCGCCCATTAATTCAGACATGGCTTCAGTTTCAATTAATTTTCTAGAAAGACGAATCGCTTCTATCCACTCTTTTCTTTCTTTTTCAGTAGAAAGATAATTGAATAAAATACTCGGGTATTCGGTAGGATCAGCTGATTTGATTTTCACCCGCCCTCGCACATCCGTATTCATAGGCCCCACGTGTAACTGAAATCCATGGCCTTCTTTGGGAGCGGTACCATCGTATCGTATCGCAATAGGTAAAAAGTGAAATTGAAGATTTGGGTAGTCTACCTCCTCATTACTTCTGATAAATCCGCCCGCCTCAAAATGATTGGATGCACCTAGTCCTTTTTTCCTAAACAACCAGTCAAATCCGATTTTAGGAGCTTTCCACGGACTTAATGCTGGGTATAAACTCACTGGTTTTTTGGCTGCCCATTGAACATACACTTCTAAGTGATCCTGCAAGTCCTCGCCCACACCAGGCAAGTCATGAACCACTGGAATTCCAAGACTTTTCAGGTGTTCCGCATTTCCCACTCCTGAAAGCTGCAGAAGTTGCGGAGAATTGATGGCGCCTCCGCAGGAAATGATTTCCTTTCCATAAACCTGCTTTACTTTACCGCCTTGCTTGTACGCTACACCCACTGCTTTTTTTCCTTCAAACAGCACCCGCATCACGGTGGCTTGGGTTTCTATATGAAGATTTTTTCTCTGGCCTTTTACCGGATGAATGTAGGCCCGAGCTGCATTGAGCCTCCTGGAATTGTAAATCGTTTGATCAAACTTACCAAACCCTTCTTGCTGGTAGCCATTGACGTCATCTGTGAGCGGATATCCTGCTTCCTGAACTGACTCAAAAAAGGCATCAAACAGGGGGTTGTCGCATTTCGGTGTAGTCAACTTTAAGTTTCCCTGATCACCACGGTAAGCATCTCCTCCGATCAATCGATCCTCTACTCGCTTAAAATAGGGGAGGCAGTGCGCATAATCCCATTCTTCCATTCCCTCATCCTTAGCCCACTTTTCAAAATCCATGGCATTGCCACGGATCCAGATCATGCCGTTGATACAGGAAGATCCACCCAAAACCTTTCCCCGGGGTTGGGCTATTCTTCGATTGTGCATATGAGGCTCAGGATCTGAGGAATATCCCCAGTTGTAATTAGTCCCTGTAAGCAAATACGTCAATGCCGCTGGCATGTGTATTCTAAAATCCCATTTGTAATCAGGTCTCCCTGCCTCAAGTACTAGTACTTCATTGGTTGAATTTTCACTAAGTCGGTTGGTCAAAACGGCTCCAGCTGAACCTCCACCGACAATTATATAATCGTACGTCATCGATTTTTTGTAATTCAAAGAATAAGAAAGACAAGATCTCCTTGCAAAAGCTAATCGCCTTCCTTATTCTGTTTCTTCAATAATCCAATAGTTCAAGAAGCCTGCAGGGGTTTCTAAAACTACTTTATAAAACTCAGAATCAGGCTTATCTGTTTGGAATGAATACGCTTCAGCCTCCAGTTCCACTTCACCTATAGCTTCATAGGTATCCTTTCCACCTGTTTTAAAGTTATTGCTGGTACTGAGCCAGACTTGCCCATTTCCTTCTGAAGAAAGGGATTTCCAGCTTAAGTGGATGGTATTACCTTCCTTCACCGCTTTGAACTGACTGGCGTTCACAGGACCTATAAAAGGCACGCCATCGAGTTCCATGGCTTTGTCCTGAGGCACTTTCAAATCCAGGAAATTAACGATGGAAGGGAAAATATCAACCATTTGACCGGTTTCAGCGGAATGAGCATTGAGTTCCTCAGCGTTAGTAGCTATCCAAACACTTCGCTCTCGATCACTTTGCCCACCGTGGCCATACCCATTCATCTCCCGACCATGATCTGTGGTGATGACGATCAGCCAATCTTCATTGAATTTAGCTTCTCGCTCTTGGATGGCTTCCCAGACTCTACCGATCTGCACATCAGCTTTTTGCACTGCATCGACAAACTCTGGACTGTTTCCATACCGATGAGACATATCATCTGTGAACTCGAGGTACATCCAGGATAAATCCGGCGCATTTTCACGAATCGTTTTAGCTGCTTCTTTTGATACAGCTTCATCTATATTATAGATGAAAATCCTTCCTTCATCATGCGGATACTTAAGCGTATCCAGTTCCAAGCCATCGAAGTGATAATCGAAAGTCAACTGATTGGTTTGCGGTAATTTTGCCCCGGCAAGTTTGGTTCTATTATCCAGCCAGGTGGAGAATATACCGATAGACTTTTCTGGATATTGCTCCTTAAATATGCTGAAAATGGTGGGATAATGGTAATTGGGATCTTTGATGCTATTTCCCCAGACATTGTGCTTATTGGCCCATACTCCCGTCAAAAGGGAATTGTAACCCACCGCAGAGATCGTTGGGGTTTGGCTATAAGCATCTTTTTCTCCACCCATAGTCGCCTTCATCAAGCCACCTTCTGCTACGATTTTGTCCAAATTAGGGGTAGCCACTGTGTCGATAACATCATCGGGAATTCCATCTACAATGACGAAAAGGACTTTTTTAGCTTTTGGTTCTTCCTGATTTTCTTTGGTAGAACATGCCTGTAAAGCCAACAGACCCATACAGCTTGCTAGAATAAATTTCTTCATTTTAATAATTAGGTAACTAGAGAAGCCCGGAATGAAAAACACCGGGCTTCAAATTCAAATTGTCTTTTATTCCCAACCGAATATCTGTGTAAGATTTGGGTTGAGTGTAACCTGCTGAATAGGAACTGGTCGGTAATAGTATTTAGGCTCTACAAAGTCTCTTTGCTTTGTATCAGTCACCATCATTCCTCCATTCTCACCATTCTGAAGAAATACATCAACGTTTTCCTCGATAGTGCCGGCTTTATAATAGATCAACTCTTCTCCGAGACTATTTTTCTCTTTGGCATCGCCCACTGGAATATCGGCGTCTTTACTGATCAAAATTATATCCTCTATTCCATCTCCTGTAAGATCATACTTGCCCAGACCATCAAAGTACATTCCTTGAGGAATATTTTCGAATAGTTTGCCGGCGTGCCATCTCATCATGTCATCATATCTATATCCTTCTACAGCTAGTTCTATTCTTCTTTCCCTTCTAATCTCCAGATGAACACCTAGGTTTGCTCCGCTCAGATTTGGGTATTTTTCTACCAAAAATGGATCAGGATTCCTATTTGCATCGCTCAGATTCAGAGCTGGCATCCCTGCTCTTTGGCGTAGTAGGTTGATGGACATGTCCAGGTCAGCCTGGGTCAGCTCGTCAAGCTCTACCTTTGCCTCTGCATAGTTCAGCAACACTTCCGCATAGCGATATACCGGAAAATCTGCGCTTCCCGCCTCTACATTGTCTATCGTATTCTGATAGCCTTTGAGCTGGTGATAACCTGTAAAATTTTTACTCAAAGTCTGGATGTAAGGCTTAGTATTGGGAGCCTGAACCCAACCTGGATAGACTATAGTTTGCTTTAGTCTAGGGTCTCTGTTTTCAAACTCTTCTACAAAGCCTTTAGTCTCATAACCAGGAACAGAGGAATAATAGGTGCCATCCTTCATTAAGTAGCTCATCACCAAATCTCTAGCCGGAGATTGCTCATAATCACCAAAAACTCCGGTGTTGATATCCCAACCCCTATCTTTTTCAGCGTCGTACGGGTTTACCAGGATTACTTCAGCATTGCCCAGTAGATCTTGAGATGAGAACAAAGTAGCGTAGTCACTTTCAGGATTACCCGTGGAATGAATAGAAAACATGCCAGAATTCATGATCTCACTGGATAGATCACGCGCCTTTTGTATGAGTGCCGTAGCGGATCCTTCTAATCCTAGTTCGCTATGGTATTTTCTGTAAGTGCCTTCATACAGCGCTAGACGTGCATAGAAGGCTTTCACTGCCCATACTCCAGGAGTCCCACTTGGCACTTCTTCCCGGACGTTATTAGCGGCGAATTCCAGATCCTCCATTACTTTGGACATCACCATTTCTCTAGAGTCCCGGGCTTTATAAAGCTGCTCTTCATCACTTGGATCTAGGGTGTGCTCATACCATGGCACATCTGAGTATCGCTTGATCATTCCGAAATAGAATACAGCTCTGTAATACCTGGCCAAACCTACATAATGTGCAATCGCCTCTTCAGAACCAACTGCCTTCTCATAGTTGTCCAGAAAGTAGTTGATATCCCTCAAGGCACCCCAATTCCAGCCACCCGTGAGGGTTTGGG
This genomic window from Algoriphagus sp. TR-M9 contains:
- a CDS encoding RagB/SusD family nutrient uptake outer membrane protein, translated to MKKYIVLLSAVLALSSCNDDFLDRYPQTSVAPEEFFKTEEDLELYVNGLLTMAGPGSYQADQSSDNLGTTGAVEIKNIVTGTPSSQTLTGGWNWGALRDINYFLDNYEKAVGSEEAIAHYVGLARYYRAVFYFGMIKRYSDVPWYEHTLDPSDEEQLYKARDSREMVMSKVMEDLEFAANNVREEVPSGTPGVWAVKAFYARLALYEGTYRKYHSELGLEGSATALIQKARDLSSEIMNSGMFSIHSTGNPESDYATLFSSQDLLGNAEVILVNPYDAEKDRGWDINTGVFGDYEQSPARDLVMSYLMKDGTYYSSVPGYETKGFVEEFENRDPRLKQTIVYPGWVQAPNTKPYIQTLSKNFTGYHQLKGYQNTIDNVEAGSADFPVYRYAEVLLNYAEAKVELDELTQADLDMSINLLRQRAGMPALNLSDANRNPDPFLVEKYPNLSGANLGVHLEIRRERRIELAVEGYRYDDMMRWHAGKLFENIPQGMYFDGLGKYDLTGDGIEDIILISKDADIPVGDAKEKNSLGEELIYYKAGTIEENVDVFLQNGENGGMMVTDTKQRDFVEPKYYYRPVPIQQVTLNPNLTQIFGWE